In one window of Ferriphaselus amnicola DNA:
- a CDS encoding HlyC/CorC family transporter, whose product MDDFSLGSLFLALIAILLCSGFFSASETSMMALNRYRLNHLLRKGNKSARLTSRLLGHTDKLLGSILLGNTLLNVAAAVLTDLIVQRLFGHEEWVILLGTLAITFVILVFSEIMPKVIAASHPERVALPSSYVLAVVIKLFHPVVSVATALVRLFLWALRIKVQTDQSKHKGSVEELRMQVLEAEHFMPRKHQKMLLNLVDVERVSVNDVMVPRNQIEALDLNASVEQLSEQLVTCHHTLLPVYEDTLDNIVGLLHVRRALALLQHEEFSREELRERLQEPYFIPADTRLLTQLQQFQERHLRLGLIVDEYGELLGLVTLENILEEIVGDFTTQAPMQSGKMHHQPDGSLLVEGSIPLRDLNRKFGLNFPLAVAKTLNGLILEHLEDIPEAGTSIKIADHPIEIIQMQDRVVKVAKIFPIRPKDSFN is encoded by the coding sequence TTGGACGACTTTTCGCTGGGTTCGTTATTCCTTGCCCTGATCGCCATCCTCCTTTGCTCCGGTTTCTTTTCCGCTTCAGAAACCAGCATGATGGCACTCAACCGCTACCGGCTGAACCACCTCCTACGCAAGGGCAACAAGAGTGCGCGCTTGACCTCACGGCTACTCGGCCACACAGACAAACTGCTCGGCTCCATCCTGCTCGGCAACACCTTACTCAATGTTGCGGCAGCTGTGCTCACCGACTTGATCGTACAGCGTCTGTTCGGCCATGAAGAGTGGGTGATCTTGCTCGGCACGCTGGCCATCACTTTCGTCATTCTGGTGTTCAGCGAGATCATGCCCAAGGTGATCGCCGCCAGCCATCCTGAGCGAGTCGCCTTGCCGTCCAGCTATGTACTGGCGGTGGTCATCAAACTGTTCCATCCCGTCGTTTCGGTTGCGACTGCGCTGGTGCGGCTGTTTCTATGGGCACTGCGCATCAAGGTGCAAACCGATCAGAGCAAACATAAAGGCAGCGTGGAAGAGTTGCGGATGCAGGTGCTGGAAGCGGAGCATTTCATGCCGCGCAAGCACCAGAAGATGTTGTTGAACCTAGTGGATGTGGAACGCGTCTCGGTCAATGATGTGATGGTGCCGCGCAATCAGATCGAAGCGCTCGATCTAAACGCCTCGGTCGAACAACTGAGTGAACAACTGGTAACCTGTCACCACACCCTGCTACCCGTGTACGAAGATACCTTGGACAACATCGTCGGTCTCTTGCACGTACGCCGTGCCTTGGCCTTGCTTCAGCACGAGGAATTCAGCCGCGAGGAGTTACGCGAACGCTTACAGGAACCTTATTTCATACCCGCCGACACCCGCCTGCTGACCCAGTTGCAACAATTCCAAGAACGGCACCTTCGTCTGGGCTTGATCGTGGACGAGTATGGCGAGCTACTGGGTTTGGTGACCTTGGAAAATATTCTGGAAGAGATCGTCGGCGACTTCACCACCCAAGCACCTATGCAGTCCGGCAAGATGCATCATCAACCCGATGGCAGTCTGCTGGTAGAAGGCTCGATACCGTTGCGCGACCTGAACCGTAAGTTCGGCCTGAATTTTCCGCTGGCCGTCGCCAAGACTCTGAACGGCTTAATCCTAGAACATCTGGAAGACATTCCCGAAGCTGGCACCAGCATCAAGATCGCCGACCATCCCATCGAGATCATCCAGATGCAAGATCGCGTGGTAAAGGTTGCCAAGATCTTTCCGATAAGGCCGAAAGACAGTTTTAATTAG
- a CDS encoding type II secretion system F family protein: MAADNKTKKISDTLYRWEGKDKNGKLVRGEMRAAGEATVSAQLRRQNIKVGSIKKVRGFNKPVTEKDITLFTRQLATMLKSGVPLLQSFDIVGKGHSNPMVSRLLFELKTDVETGNSLQHAFRKFPLYFDDLYCNLIGAGESAGILDSVLDRLATHQEKILAIKSKIKAALFYPVAIIAVAFIITAIIMIFVIPAFKELFSSFGADLPTPTLVVMAMSDFFVAYWWLIFSVVGGGIYGFMYAWKRNRRVQHFMDKLLLKAPIFGALIRKATIARWTRTLSTMFAAGVPLVEAFDSVAGAAGNIVYYDATKRIQHEVTTGTSLTVAMQNTEVFPSMVLQMVSIGEEAGSLDAMLSKVADFYDQEVNDAVEALSSLMEPVVMVVLGTLIGGMVVAMYMPIFKMGQVV, translated from the coding sequence ATGGCAGCGGACAATAAAACCAAAAAAATCAGCGATACGCTTTACCGTTGGGAAGGTAAGGACAAAAACGGCAAACTGGTGCGCGGCGAGATGCGTGCGGCAGGCGAGGCCACTGTTTCTGCGCAATTGCGCCGCCAAAACATCAAGGTCGGCAGCATCAAGAAGGTACGCGGCTTCAACAAGCCAGTCACCGAGAAAGACATCACGCTGTTCACTCGCCAGTTGGCGACCATGCTGAAATCCGGCGTGCCCTTGCTGCAATCCTTTGACATCGTGGGTAAGGGGCACAGCAATCCGATGGTGTCGCGCCTACTGTTCGAACTCAAGACCGACGTCGAAACCGGCAATAGCTTGCAACACGCCTTCCGCAAATTCCCACTGTATTTTGATGATCTGTATTGCAATCTGATCGGCGCTGGCGAATCTGCCGGTATCCTCGATAGCGTGCTGGATCGCTTAGCGACACACCAAGAGAAGATCCTCGCCATCAAGAGCAAGATTAAGGCCGCATTGTTTTATCCCGTAGCGATCATCGCGGTGGCGTTCATCATCACCGCCATCATCATGATCTTCGTCATCCCAGCATTCAAAGAGCTGTTTAGCAGCTTTGGCGCAGACCTGCCGACACCCACCTTGGTGGTGATGGCCATGTCCGACTTCTTTGTAGCTTATTGGTGGCTGATCTTCTCGGTGGTGGGCGGCGGCATCTATGGATTCATGTATGCGTGGAAGCGTAACCGTCGGGTACAGCACTTCATGGATAAACTGCTGCTCAAGGCACCGATCTTCGGGGCGCTGATCCGTAAGGCCACGATCGCCCGCTGGACACGCACGCTTTCGACCATGTTCGCGGCAGGCGTACCCCTCGTGGAAGCGTTCGACTCCGTCGCGGGGGCAGCGGGCAACATCGTGTATTACGACGCCACTAAGCGGATCCAGCACGAAGTCACCACGGGTACCAGTCTGACCGTCGCCATGCAAAACACCGAAGTGTTTCCCAGCATGGTGCTACAGATGGTGTCCATCGGCGAAGAGGCCGGATCACTGGATGCCATGCTGAGCAAAGTGGCGGACTTCTACGACCAAGAGGTGAATGATGCCGTCGAAGCCTTGTCCAGCCTGATGGAGCCCGTAGTGATGGTCGTTCTCGGCACGCTGATTGGCGGCATGGTCGTCGCGATGTATATGCCGATCTTCAAAATGGGACAGGTTGTATAA
- a CDS encoding prepilin peptidase yields the protein MLELLQASTPAFIAVCSTLGLLIGSFLNVVIHRFPKMLEQQWHDQCAELHGLQPEAHEPYNLTVPRSACPHCGHKISALENIPVLSYLLLRGRCRGCGAGISPRYPLVELVSGALSGLAAWHFGYGLAAAGALLFIWTLLALTFIDLDTQLLPDDLTLPLLWLGLLFNLGGTYAALPDALIGAIAGYLALWCVFWAFKLATGKEGMGYGDFKLLAAVGAWLGWQMLPLVILLSSLVGAIVGIALIFAAKHGRNVPIPFGPYLAGGALIALFAGQELTQNYLQLIAP from the coding sequence GTGCTTGAACTGTTACAGGCATCCACGCCCGCGTTCATCGCTGTTTGCTCCACGCTCGGACTGCTGATCGGTAGCTTCCTGAATGTGGTCATTCATCGCTTCCCCAAAATGCTGGAACAACAGTGGCACGATCAATGTGCCGAACTGCATGGTCTGCAGCCAGAAGCTCACGAGCCGTACAACCTGACCGTACCGCGCTCCGCGTGCCCACATTGCGGACACAAGATATCCGCACTTGAGAATATTCCTGTATTGAGCTACCTGCTGCTGCGTGGCCGCTGTCGCGGCTGTGGCGCAGGGATTTCGCCTCGTTACCCATTAGTAGAGCTGGTCAGTGGCGCATTAAGCGGCTTGGCTGCTTGGCATTTTGGTTATGGACTGGCAGCGGCGGGAGCGCTGCTATTTATTTGGACTCTACTAGCACTCACCTTCATCGATCTTGATACTCAGTTATTGCCGGATGATCTGACTCTACCTTTGTTGTGGCTGGGATTGCTATTTAATCTGGGTGGTACATATGCCGCACTGCCGGATGCCCTCATCGGCGCCATTGCCGGTTACCTCGCGCTGTGGTGTGTATTCTGGGCTTTCAAGCTGGCGACCGGCAAGGAAGGCATGGGCTACGGTGACTTCAAGCTACTGGCGGCTGTCGGTGCTTGGCTAGGCTGGCAGATGCTACCGCTAGTCATCCTATTGTCGTCATTGGTTGGTGCGATCGTCGGCATCGCACTCATCTTCGCCGCAAAACATGGGCGCAACGTGCCCATCCCGTTCGGCCCTTATCTGGCAGGCGGCGCACTGATTGCACTGTTCGCCGGACAAGAGCTCACCCAAAACTATCTGCAACTAATCGCACCATGA
- the coaE gene encoding dephospho-CoA kinase (Dephospho-CoA kinase (CoaE) performs the final step in coenzyme A biosynthesis.), whose translation MTLRVGLTGGIGSGKSTVAALFSKLGAGIVDTDVISHRLTAVGGAAIPTIAAHFGAESLTQEGALNRSWMRSQIFSDPASKRQLEEILHPMIRTQAKAEAEASTAPYVLLVVPLLFETNGYLEWLDRTLAVDCPEATQLTRTTQRSGLDEATVRAIMAQQVSRNIRQQRADDLIRNDGELTDLAAQVARLHQHYLTLSTGSD comes from the coding sequence ATGACATTGCGGGTTGGCCTCACCGGAGGCATCGGTAGCGGCAAAAGTACGGTCGCGGCGCTATTCTCCAAACTCGGAGCAGGTATTGTTGATACCGATGTCATCTCGCATCGTCTGACTGCCGTGGGCGGCGCAGCCATTCCCACCATCGCAGCCCATTTCGGCGCAGAAAGCCTCACCCAAGAGGGAGCGCTCAATCGAAGCTGGATGCGCAGTCAGATATTCTCCGACCCAGCATCCAAGCGACAACTGGAAGAGATTCTGCACCCCATGATCCGCACCCAAGCCAAGGCTGAAGCGGAAGCCAGCACCGCCCCTTATGTGCTGCTGGTTGTACCTTTACTGTTTGAAACCAATGGCTACCTCGAATGGCTGGATCGCACACTGGCAGTAGACTGCCCCGAGGCGACTCAGCTTACTCGCACCACCCAGCGCAGCGGTCTGGATGAAGCGACTGTCCGTGCCATCATGGCACAACAGGTGAGTCGGAATATTCGCCAGCAACGCGCCGACGATCTCATCCGCAATGATGGTGAACTGACTGATTTAGCAGCGCAAGTGGCTCGGCTGCACCAACACTATTTGACCTTATCCACAGGAAGCGATTGA
- the zapD gene encoding cell division protein ZapD yields MINYEFPLNERVRTLLRLEDLYARVDYFIEQDDGKDHHIALGLLFEIMEVGSRADLKSDLLQELERQKKLLSALHNNPEISEDALDAVLNEMECASAALLASSGKMGQHIRENEWLMGIRQRACIPGGACEFDLPSYHYWQHQSANIRRKALSDWLEPMLPIRDGLKIVLRLLRESGKSYHFTAHAGSFQQMQGGRVAQLLRMRLNEVLLCIPEVSANKYALNIRFLTADYSAKSVLIDQDVDFDLIFCSL; encoded by the coding sequence GTGATCAACTACGAATTCCCCCTAAACGAGCGCGTACGCACCCTCCTTCGACTAGAAGATCTCTATGCGCGGGTGGACTACTTCATCGAGCAAGATGATGGCAAAGACCATCACATCGCCCTAGGGCTACTGTTCGAGATCATGGAAGTGGGTAGCCGCGCCGATCTCAAGTCTGACCTGTTGCAGGAACTGGAACGACAAAAGAAGCTATTGAGCGCCTTGCACAACAATCCCGAGATTTCCGAAGATGCCTTGGATGCCGTGCTGAACGAAATGGAATGCGCCAGCGCTGCTTTGTTGGCGAGTAGCGGCAAGATGGGCCAGCACATCCGCGAGAACGAGTGGTTGATGGGAATTCGTCAACGAGCCTGCATTCCAGGCGGTGCTTGCGAATTTGATCTACCCTCGTATCACTATTGGCAACATCAGTCTGCCAACATCCGGCGCAAGGCATTGAGTGACTGGCTAGAGCCCATGTTGCCGATCCGCGATGGTTTAAAGATCGTACTGCGCTTACTACGCGAAAGTGGCAAGTCTTACCACTTTACTGCGCATGCTGGCAGCTTCCAGCAGATGCAAGGTGGTCGGGTTGCGCAATTGCTGCGTATGCGTCTGAACGAAGTGCTACTGTGCATCCCCGAAGTCAGTGCCAACAAATATGCTCTCAACATCCGCTTCCTCACCGCCGACTATTCGGCCAAGAGCGTCCTGATCGATCAGGATGTGGATTTCGACTTAATCTTCTGTTCCCTGTAA
- the yacG gene encoding DNA gyrase inhibitor YacG: MSKTPVVQCPHCGKSVEWSAESRFRPFCSERCKLIDLGQWASESYRLPDNTVPDQFEEPSGHA; this comes from the coding sequence ATGAGCAAGACACCTGTGGTTCAGTGCCCGCACTGCGGCAAATCGGTAGAGTGGAGTGCCGAAAGTCGCTTCCGTCCATTTTGCAGCGAACGCTGCAAACTGATCGACCTCGGTCAATGGGCAAGCGAAAGCTATCGTCTGCCCGACAACACCGTCCCAGATCAGTTCGAGGAACCCTCCGGCCACGCCTGA
- a CDS encoding Nudix family hydrolase, whose translation MTDQPLSPKIVEVAAAVLVRNTAAGEEFLLAQRPADKIWAGFWEFPGGKVESGETARVALVRELREELGIAVQTAFPWIVRQFTYPHATVRLNFFRVTAWQGELHPHEGQQFVWQPISAFSAVAHVSPLLPANAPVLRALSLPPLYAISNASELGECEFLRRLEQALDQGLRLLQLREKSMPQDELRSLAIRTIALAHAHGAKVMLNGDIELVRELGADGVQLTGTQLAQLNERPDVEWCAASCHTAEELRRAEVLGCDFALLSPVLPTLSHPGAPHLGWDSFASLAAGCSIPIYALGGLTLKDSETSWQHGAHGIALLRQAWPEGSSN comes from the coding sequence ATGACTGACCAGCCTTTATCTCCCAAAATCGTTGAAGTCGCCGCTGCTGTGTTGGTTCGCAACACGGCAGCCGGTGAAGAGTTCCTGCTGGCGCAGCGTCCTGCGGACAAGATTTGGGCGGGCTTTTGGGAGTTCCCTGGCGGCAAGGTTGAGTCTGGGGAGACGGCTCGCGTGGCGTTGGTGCGTGAGCTGCGCGAAGAGCTGGGGATCGCTGTGCAAACCGCCTTTCCCTGGATAGTGCGCCAGTTCACCTATCCGCATGCGACGGTTCGCCTCAACTTTTTTCGAGTCACAGCTTGGCAAGGCGAGTTGCATCCGCATGAGGGTCAACAGTTCGTCTGGCAGCCTATCTCGGCATTCTCTGCGGTAGCGCATGTGTCGCCCTTACTTCCTGCCAATGCACCTGTGTTGCGGGCACTGTCTTTGCCACCCTTATACGCGATCAGCAATGCCAGCGAATTGGGGGAATGCGAATTTCTACGTCGGCTGGAGCAGGCTCTCGATCAAGGCTTGCGCCTATTGCAACTGCGTGAGAAGAGCATGCCGCAAGACGAACTGCGCAGCTTGGCTATTCGAACTATTGCGTTGGCTCATGCCCACGGTGCGAAAGTCATGCTTAACGGAGACATCGAGCTGGTAAGGGAGTTAGGGGCGGACGGCGTGCAACTGACCGGCACGCAACTTGCGCAACTGAATGAGCGCCCAGATGTCGAGTGGTGTGCAGCTTCCTGTCATACGGCAGAGGAGTTACGGAGAGCCGAAGTACTGGGTTGCGATTTCGCATTACTCAGCCCAGTGTTACCTACGCTCTCCCATCCTGGAGCGCCACATCTGGGTTGGGATAGTTTTGCAAGCTTGGCGGCGGGTTGCTCAATACCTATCTATGCGCTGGGAGGGTTGACGCTGAAGGATAGTGAAACATCGTGGCAACATGGCGCACATGGCATAGCGTTGCTGCGTCAGGCGTGGCCGGAGGGTTCCTCGAACTGA